Below is a genomic region from Luteitalea sp..
CGCCGGAGGTGCGGCCGTTGGCGCTCACGTCGACAGTCTTCTCGGTCGAGAAGTTGTCCGGTGCGTCGCCGGGCGCGCCGCCGCCGATGGCGCCCTTGCCGGTCACCCCGGGCGCGATCGCCATCAACCCGAGAAAGTTGCGTCCTTGGAACGGGAGGCTCTGCAGCGCCTCTTCGCGGTAGGTCGCTTGCGTGCGAGAGTCGGCGACGTCGATGCCGGGCGCCGCCGCCGTCACGCTGACTTCTTCTGTGGCGGTCGCGACCTCCAGGGTGATGGTCACGTTGGAGGTCTGTTGCGTCAGGACCCGCGCATCTGCCGATGCGGATCGAAACCCCGCGAGCTCGACGGTGACACGATAGGGGCCCGGCGCAAGGTTGGGAAAGCGGAAGCCGCCATCCGTGCCGCTTGTTGCCGTCGCGCTCACACCGGTCTCGACGTTCTCTAGTGTAACCATCGCGCCGGGCAGGGCGGCGTCGGTCTGATCCGTCACCGTTCCTTGGAGTTGCCCGCTGAACTGTGCCTCGGCAAGCTTCGGAGCGCCCAACACACAGAGTCCGAGTACGACCGCGAGCGCGCGAGCCATTCCCTGCAGTGCGCCGGATCGATGGACTGCGTTCATGACCATCCCTCCTAGGTAGGGCCGCCTCGCCGAGGCGGCCGTTATCTCGCCGAAGCGTTCGGACGGCGCGTGCACGCCTTCGCGCTCCGCGCTACGGCGGACGAGTCGGCGAACGCGCCCGACCTCTTCTCGGCCCCGTGTCGCTGATGAGACATTTCAGGCGGACACATTCACCACACGGGGCGCGTTCCTGTTGTCGTAATCGGTCTGGAGCAGAAGTTTACCAGCGGCAGGCCCTGCGTCGACGGGTAAAAATGGGTAGAAATGCCGATACCTGCGCGTTCCGACTGGACACGGCGACCAAACCGTGACAGAAGAGAAACGATCACGGCAGGGTAGCGACGCCTCGCCGAGGCGCCCGTTCACGTGTGCTATGGACGTCCAGATTCGTCTGATACAGACGCTCGATTCGGTGCGCCAGGTTGGTTCCGTGAACCAGCGGTGGATCTTCTGTCCCTGGCTCGAGCGCTTTTCACGAGACACCGGCATCTGGATCAGTGTTCTTGCCGCCCATGATGCGAATGGAGCTCTTTTCGACGCGCTGGTGGGATCCAGGAAGTCGCTGCCAGACGTGTACGCTGCCGTGTTCATGGTCGATCCGTTTCGCTCGGCCGGAGAGATCATTTGCCGCATCAAGCAGTCGGGTGTGGGCGGCGTCATCAACTGTCCCAGCATCTCCTTCATCGACGGTGCCGCCGGCGCGACGTTCGACAAGCTGTCGCTCGGCATCGAGCGCGAGCTCGAGTTCCTGTCTGGCTGCGCCGCCGCCGGCCTTCGGGTCGCGGGCCTCGTGCGCACGGTCGCGGCGGCTGAGCGCCTACTGGCGATCGGCGCAGATTTTCTGGTGGCTCATGGAGGGCCTCCCACGGCGTCGGATGGCGATCCCAGCATCGAAGCGGTGCGCCGCATCGGAGGGGCAGAGCGCGCGAGCCACGTCCCGATCGTGCCCCTGTCGTTCATCGTTCGGCCCGACGACGTGCGGCGAGGGTCCGGAGTAGCGTGAGAATGCGATCTGCGAAGAGCGCCGTACCCCAGCGCGGTCGCTTCTTGTTGGCGGCGGCCATAGGCACGGGCATGGCGGCGAAGGCGGCGGCGCGAGGAGGCGCAGACCTTCTACTTGCGCTCAATGCGGGCCGCTTCAGGAGCATGGGCGCGCCATCGGCCGCCTGCCAGCTGGCGCTGCGCGATTCCAATCGCATGGTCATGGAGTTTGGTCGATCGGAGATACTGGCCCAGACCTCACTGCCCGTGTTCTTCGGAGCGACAACCTTCGGGGTGGACGATTTCGCCGAGCTCGTCGATTCGATCGCAGCGGCAGGCTTTCACGGTGTCGCGAACTTCCCGAGCTGCGTCTTCCTCGACGGCCAGTTCCGCCAATTCCTCGAGGAGTCCCGATTGGGGTTCGACAGTGAAATCGCGCTCCTCCGTGCCGCCCAGGCTCGGGGCCTTGGGACGCTGGGGTACGTCTACACGATCGACGAGGCGCGGCGTGTGGCCGCCGCCGGGGTGGACATCGTCAACATCGCCTTTGGGTGGAACGTGGGCGGCGCGGTCGGCGTGGACAGCGCGCTCGGGCTCGACGATGCGGCGAGGGCGGCGGCCGAGTTCGTGAATGCCGTGCGCGCGCTGAACAGCGAGATACGGTGCGTCGTCGAGGGCGGGCCCATCGTGACTCCAGAGCAGATGGACTATGTGTGCCGCATCGCCAAGGCCGACGGGTACGTGGGCGGCTCGACCATCGACCGCGTTCCGCTCGAAAGCGCCATCGAGATGGCAACCACCGCATTCAGGACGGTCGGCGCCCTGCGCAAGCAAGTCGATGCTCTCGAGCGTCAACTCAACCGCAAGCTGGCCATCGATGCGCTCATCGGCTCCAGCGAGGCGATGAGCCGAGCACGGGACCAAGTGGCGCACGCCATGGAGAGCGATCTCCCGGTTCTCATCATAGGCGAGCCGGGGAGCGGACGAAGCGATGTGGCGCGGGCGATCCACGAAGCGAGAGTCGGACGAGGCCGCATCCTGGTTGCCGCGAGCTGCAAGCCCGCCAGCGCTGATCAGGCGGAGCTCAATCTATTCGGCTGTGTCGGAGGCGCATTCCCGGGCGTGGAGAAGAGCCGTGCCGGTTGGCTGAAGCTGGCCCATGGCTCCAGTCTCGTGCTCGACGACGTGGGGGAGCTCGATGCGGCCATCCAGCGGCAGATCCTTCAGGCGGCCCGGGCTGGGGGATTCTGGCCGCGTGGGGATACATCCCTCCACGAGCTCGATGTCCGCTTCATTGGCATCAGCCGCTTCGATCCAGATCGAGAGACGGATGAAAGCCGCTTCGATCCCGGATTTGCGCACTGGCTCGGCACTATCCGGGTGGACTTGCCACCGCTTCGCGAGCGCCTCGAGGACGTACCGATGCTCGCCAAAGCTGTCCTGCGCAGCACAGCCGCGGGCAGCCATACGGAGCTGGAGCCATCTGCCTACCGTGCTCTGCTCGGCCATCACTGGCCGGGGAACCTGCGCGAGCTCCGCTCGGTGCTCCAGCGTGCAGCGCTGGCCGCGCGCGAGTCCAGCCTGAGCGCCAGAGACTTGCGGCCGCTGTTACAGCCGCACGCCGCCGCTGCGACGTCTCGCGCATCGTTCTCGACGGAGCGCGAGTGGATTCTGGACGGCTTACGACGAAACCGCTTTCGGCGGGCGGAGACGGCGCAGTTCCTCCGGATTTCGCGCAAGACGCTCTATAACAAGATGCAGCAGTACGGACTGCTGGACAAAGGAAGCGATGCACATCCGGCACCTCCCTGAGACGTACGACGTACCACTTGTAGGGGTGTCGTCAGATCGGCTCTACCCATTTTTACCCATTGCTAGGTGGCTCCGGGCGTGTAAGCTTTCGCTCTAAGCGCAATGCTGTTCATTTCAGGGTTTCCTACGTAGCGGACCGCCGCTGGCGGCGCGAAGTCCCGCGGTACCGCCCGACTCGTTCATTGGCCTCGAGGGAGATCCCCACGATGCGACGTGTTCTACTCCTTGCTTCGATCGTTGTCTCCGGGCTGATTCCGTTCACCACGGCCGCGCAGGACCCGTTACGCGTGTTCATCCGCTCCGGCCCGAAGACGCACGGGCCCGGCGCGCACGATTACCCACGCTTCCTGCGTGAGTGGGTACCCTTGCTCAACGCACACGGTGCAAGCGCGCGGGGCGGTGACGGGTTCCCCACGAGGGCCCAGCTCGACGAGACGGATGTGCTGATCCTCCACGCGCAGGAAGCGGGCAACATTCCGGATCCGTCGGATCGCAAGAACCTGAGCGACTTCCTCGCGCGGGGCGGCGGCGTTGTCGTCATTCACGCGGGCGCGGTATCAAGCGACACGGACTGGTTCAAGGGCATCGTCGGAGGCTCGTGGCGGGAGGGCACGACGAAGTGGCTCGAGGGCCCGATGCATCTCTATTTCACGGACCGCGACAGTTCGATCACCAAAGGCGCGTCCAACTGGTCGATGGATGACGAGATCTATTACGACATGGACATCCTGCCCGAGGCGCGGATTCTTGCGGCCGCCTACACGCCCAAGCCGTCGGGCGCGCGCAACGTCGCGGCCCAGAAGCGCGCCGACGAGCTCACCGGCGGCGGCAAGACCGTCAGCGTGTACGACTTCCAGCCGCAGATGTGGACCTACGAGCGAACCATCGACGGCGGGCGTGCGCCGTATCGCGCCTTCGTGTCGATCCCTGGCCATCTCTACCAGAACTTCGACCGTCCCAACTATCGCGCGATCCTGCTGCGCGGTATCGCGTGGGCGGGCGGGCGCCCAGACGCGGACGAGCTGCTGAAGGAGGATGAGCGTGGCGACACGCTCCGTTACGTCGAAGGCGGACCGACCCATCCGGCCAAAGCCGCGGAGAAGATCGAGGTCCACCCAGAATTCGACTTGACGCTCGTCGCAGCCGAGCCTCTCATCACCAAAGCGATGAGCATCGACTGGGACGAGCGAGGCCGGCTGTGGGTCGCGGAAACGCCCGAGTATCCAAACGGTCGCCGCGTGCCGACGACCGATCAGTGGAAAGAGACCGGCTCGCTCCACCCCACACAGCAGGCGCGCGATCCGGAGGACAGCATCTCGATTCTCTCCGACACCAACGGCGACGGCGTCATGGATCAAAAGCACGTCTTTGCCGACAAGCTCGAGCTCGTGACCGGTTTTGTTTTCTACAAGGACGGTGTCATTGCGGCGACCGCGCCGGACATCTGGTATCTCGCGGACACGGATGGAGACGAGGTCGCCGACAAGCGCACGAAGCTCTACACGGGTCTCGGGATCTTCGACACGCACGCTGTCATCAACAACCTTCGCTGGGGGCTCGACGGCTGGATCTATGCCACCCACGGGTACAGCGAGGGAACGGTCACCTCGCCGGACGGCCAGAAGGTGCTGAGCCGCGCCAGCAGCGGCGTCGTGCGCTTCAGGCCAGACGGAAGCGCCTTCGAGCAGTACAGCAGCCGCGGCGGGAACACGTGGGGGCTCGACATCACGTGGGACGGTCAGGTGTTCTGGACACAGCCGACCAGCGGCACTGTCTTCTTCCACACCGTGCTGCCCGAGCATGTGCTCGCCAAGGGCAGGACGGCCGAGACGACGTCCTACAAGGGGATGATCAGCGGCCAGAGCACCTATCCGCTGATGACCTGGCCGGAGCAGGCCTACGTGCAGATTGACCAAGTGGGCCAGTTCACGGCCGCGGCAGGCTGCGCCGTGTACGACGGCGGCGCATGGCCCGATCGCTGGCGCTACAGCTATTTCACGGGTGAGCCGACGCTGAACATCGTGCACCATCAGTTCGTCGAGCCGGATGGCGTGAGCTATACGACCCGGAAGGAGGCGGGGCGCGAGCAGACAGAGTTCATGCGCAGCCGCGATCTCTGGTTCAGGCCAATCGAGACGCGCGTCGGGCCGGATGGTGCGCTCTACGTGGTGGACTTCTACAATCAGGCCGTCATCCACAACGACACGCGCGGGCCGGTGCACGGCCCCGCCAACGCCGCGCTCCGACCCGATCGGGATCACTACTTCGGGCGGATCTGGCGCGTGCAGCACAAGCAGGCGAAGACCCTCGAAGTGCCAGAGCTGGACCCCCGTGATCTCGACGCGCTGATTCGTGTCATCGAGACGAGCCCGAACGCGCACGTCAAGCAGCAGGCCTGGCGGCTCGCCCGTGAGAATTACGCGTCAGACGCGCGACTCGCGCAGCTCGAGAAGCCGATGGGCAGCAAGGCGCTCGAGGTGTACGAGCGGGCGCGCATGGCGCAAACGGCAGAGCAGCGCCAAGCGCAGCTCGACCTGTTCGCGCAGGCGACCGATAACTGGACTCGGTCGGCGATTGTCGCAGCGGCGACCGATCAGATGCCGGCGTTCGTGGCGGAGGCGCTGGCCTACCGACAGCCGGAGGCGCTGACCAACTTCGTCGCGGCCATCCTGCCTGCGGCCCTGCCGGATCATGCTGGCCAACTGCTGGCTCTGGCCGCCGATGCCCCGAGCGAGGCGGCGGCGCTCAAGCCTGCCGTGGTACGTGCCGTGGCGCGGATGGAAGGCGGGACGATCGCGCTCGACGCCGCCGCGATCGACGCGCTGCAGAGGCTGCTCGACGACCCCGCGACAACGGCGGCCACGCTGCCGATCATCGCGAAGTGGGACAAAGAGGGTCGGCTCGCCACGAGCGCGGAGAGCCATGCGGGTGTCCTGCTGCGTGAGCTTGGAGCGGCCGGGACAAGCGACGCGCGACGGGCCGAGCTGGCGGAGAGCCTGCTCGGCCTCCCGCAGGTCCGTTCCGAGGTGCTTTCCATCGTCGAGTCGGTCCTAGGTGAGGCGGGCGCGTCGGAAGCGTTGAGGGACCGGCTCCTCGTAACGCTGGGCGACACTCCCGGCCGCGACGTGGACGCGGTGCTGGTCGACGCGTTTGCCCGGACGAACGCTGCGCCGCTGTTCGATCTGATCGTGAAGCGTCCGGGGTCTGCCCTTGCGCTGCTTGCTGCGATGAAGGACGGCCGGATCACTCCGGCGACGCTCGGACCTGGCAACGTCGCGAGGTTGCGCATGCACCCCAGCCAGCAGGTCGCCCGACAAGCCACCGAGCTCCTCGACGCGCTGACCCCGCAGACGCCGCAGAAGAGTGAGGTCATTGCCACCCTCCTGCCGGAGGTCGAGAAAGCGGGCGACCCCGAAAGGGGCAAGGCACTGTTCACTGGTGCGTGCGGTACCTGCCACCGGCTGGCCGACGTCGGAGAGAGGGACGTCGGCCCCCCGTTGACCGGGATGGGCGCTCACGGCCACGCCGAGCTGCTGGGCCACATCATCGACCCCAACCGCGAGGTGGATCCGACTTTTTGGCAATGGAACGTGACGACCGGATCTGGAGAGGCGCTGGCGGGCGTCATCGTGGCCGAGAACGACGCAGCCATCATGCTGCGCACGCTCAGCGGCGATGTCCAGCTCAGGAAAGAGGAGATCGCGACACGCGAGAACACGCGCCGGTCGCTCATGCCCGAAGGCCTCGAGGCGCTCGGCCCCGACGCGCTGCGCGACATCCTCGCCTTCATGCTCACGGCTGGCGCCGAGCCTGCCGCCGGGACAGCGGCGCCGAGCGCGCAAGGCCCGAAGGAAGGCGGGCCCGACGATGCGCCGTTGCCCTCAACCAAGCCAGTCGTCTGGACGCCTGGGAAGACGAAGGTGCTGATCATTGGTGGCGGGAGCGCGCACGAGTTCGAGCGCTTCTTCGGCGCGACCGACGGCGCTACGCTCACGACCGCGGGCTTCAGCGTCAACTACACGGAGGATCGCGACCAGGCGGCGGCAGAAATCGCGAACGCCGATGTGGCCGTCGTCAGCGTCAACCGGCAATTCTTCGACACGCCCGCCTGGCGGAAGGCGTTGTTCGACTTTGCCGCTGCCGGTAAGGGCATCGTCATGCTGCATCCAGGCACGTGGTACGGCTTTCCCGAGTGGCCCGAGTTGAACGCGTCCATTGTCGGTGGTGGTGCGCGCGGCCACGACCCGATCGGCACCTTCTCGATCAACGCCGTGAAGCCAGAGCATCCTGTGATGAAGGGCGTGCCGGCGTCGTTCGAGGTCGAGGACGAGCTGTACTATGTGAACGCAGAGCCGGACAAGAGTCCACCAGGCACTGCGCCCATCGAAGTACTTGCCGAAACCTCGCCGAGCGTGAAGTTCGACCAACCGCATCCCGCCGTGTGGGTCACCAAGCACTCCACGGCTCGAATCGTCGGGATCGCGCTCGGCCACGACCAGCGCGTGCACGAGCACGCGGCGTTCAAGACACTTCTCGCGAATGCCGTGACATGGGCGGCCCGTTCGACACGTTGATGAGCCGTGCCGTGCCAGGTTCCGTCTTCCTCTTTGCCACGCTCGACACCAAGGGGCGTGAGGCCGCCTTCGTCCGCGATCTGCTCGCGTCGTGGGGGATCTCGGTCACGCTCGTCGACGTCGGCGCCTTCGGCGGGTCTGCTGTCGTGGCGGACGTGCCCCGCGAGCGCATTTTCGCGCTGGCGGAGACATCGGCTGAGGCGGTGGCGAAGAAGGCCGATCGCGGCGACGCCGTCACCAAGGCCGCGGAGGGCGCCGCGCGGCTCGCGCGCGAGGCCCACGCGCAAGGCGAGGTCGCGGGAGTGCTCGGCTTGGGCGGTTCGGCGGGAACGACGATTGGGACGGCGGCGATGAAGGTGCTGCCGCTTGGCGTGCCCAAGGTCATGGTGAGCACGCTCGCGTCCGGCATGGTCCGGCAGTTCGTCGGCGACAAAGATATCTTCATGCTCAACTCGGTGGTCGATATCGCCGGGGTGAACCGCATCAGCCGGCAGGTCCTCTCGCAGGCCGCGCGGGCCATGGCTGGACTCGTGACCCGGCCCGCGCCCGCACCCGAGCCGGGCGACAGACCGCTCGTGGCTGCGACGATGTTCGGCGTGACGACCACATGCGTGGAGCGGGCCCGCGAAACCCTGGAGCGCGCGGGTTGCGAGGTCTTGGTCTTCCACGCTACCGGTACCGGTGGCCAGGCCATGGAGTCGCTCATCGGTGAGGGTGTCATCGCCGGCGTGCTGGACGTCACCACCACCGAGCTCGCGGATGAGCACGTCGGAGGCTTTCTCACGGCCGGACCTGATCGATTGACGGCGGCGGGCAGGGAAGGCATTCCACAAGTGGTCTCCACGGGCGCGCTCGACATGGTGAACTTCTACGCGCCGGAGTCGGTGCCTGCGGCGTTCAAGGACCGGACCTTCTACAGGCACAATGCGAACGTGACGCTGATGCGGACCACACCGGAGGAAAGTGCTCGGATCGGCGGCGATATCGCACGGAAGCTTTCCAGCGCGAAGGGCCCGGTCTCGGTCCTGCTCCCAGCGCGGGGCGTGTCGGCAATCGATAGGGAAGGCCAGCCATTCGACGACCCGGCCGCGCGCACGGCTCTCCATGACGCGATCCGTGCCGGCGCGCGCGGCGTGGAGGTCGCCGAGCTGGATCTGCACATCAACGATCCTGACTTTGCCGACGCGGCGGCCCGCAAGCTGCTCGAGCTGATGCAACCGGGGTCGTCTTCGTTGGTTGAGGGAAGCCAGGAGGCAATGTGAGCGTGGACAATTCCCGCGAGGGTATCATGACGCGGTTCCGCGAGCAGATCGCGCGCGGCGAGCCGATCATCGGCGGCGGCGCCGGTACGGGCCTCTCCGCGAAGGGCGAGGAGGTGGGCGGCATCGACCTGCTGATCGTCTACAACTCGGGCCGCTACCGCATGGCCGGTCGTGGAAGCTCGGCCGGTCTCCTCGCGTATGGCAACGCCAACCAGATCGTGAAGGAGATGGCTTATGAGGTGCTGCCGGTCGTGAAGACGACACCGGTCCTTGCGGGGGTCAACGGGACCGATCCGTTCATCATTCCGAGGCTCTTCCTCGAGGAGCTGC
It encodes:
- a CDS encoding sigma-54-dependent Fis family transcriptional regulator, with amino-acid sequence MRSAKSAVPQRGRFLLAAAIGTGMAAKAAARGGADLLLALNAGRFRSMGAPSAACQLALRDSNRMVMEFGRSEILAQTSLPVFFGATTFGVDDFAELVDSIAAAGFHGVANFPSCVFLDGQFRQFLEESRLGFDSEIALLRAAQARGLGTLGYVYTIDEARRVAAAGVDIVNIAFGWNVGGAVGVDSALGLDDAARAAAEFVNAVRALNSEIRCVVEGGPIVTPEQMDYVCRIAKADGYVGGSTIDRVPLESAIEMATTAFRTVGALRKQVDALERQLNRKLAIDALIGSSEAMSRARDQVAHAMESDLPVLIIGEPGSGRSDVARAIHEARVGRGRILVAASCKPASADQAELNLFGCVGGAFPGVEKSRAGWLKLAHGSSLVLDDVGELDAAIQRQILQAARAGGFWPRGDTSLHELDVRFIGISRFDPDRETDESRFDPGFAHWLGTIRVDLPPLRERLEDVPMLAKAVLRSTAAGSHTELEPSAYRALLGHHWPGNLRELRSVLQRAALAARESSLSARDLRPLLQPHAAAATSRASFSTEREWILDGLRRNRFRRAETAQFLRISRKTLYNKMQQYGLLDKGSDAHPAPP
- a CDS encoding c-type cytochrome, which translates into the protein MRRVLLLASIVVSGLIPFTTAAQDPLRVFIRSGPKTHGPGAHDYPRFLREWVPLLNAHGASARGGDGFPTRAQLDETDVLILHAQEAGNIPDPSDRKNLSDFLARGGGVVVIHAGAVSSDTDWFKGIVGGSWREGTTKWLEGPMHLYFTDRDSSITKGASNWSMDDEIYYDMDILPEARILAAAYTPKPSGARNVAAQKRADELTGGGKTVSVYDFQPQMWTYERTIDGGRAPYRAFVSIPGHLYQNFDRPNYRAILLRGIAWAGGRPDADELLKEDERGDTLRYVEGGPTHPAKAAEKIEVHPEFDLTLVAAEPLITKAMSIDWDERGRLWVAETPEYPNGRRVPTTDQWKETGSLHPTQQARDPEDSISILSDTNGDGVMDQKHVFADKLELVTGFVFYKDGVIAATAPDIWYLADTDGDEVADKRTKLYTGLGIFDTHAVINNLRWGLDGWIYATHGYSEGTVTSPDGQKVLSRASSGVVRFRPDGSAFEQYSSRGGNTWGLDITWDGQVFWTQPTSGTVFFHTVLPEHVLAKGRTAETTSYKGMISGQSTYPLMTWPEQAYVQIDQVGQFTAAAGCAVYDGGAWPDRWRYSYFTGEPTLNIVHHQFVEPDGVSYTTRKEAGREQTEFMRSRDLWFRPIETRVGPDGALYVVDFYNQAVIHNDTRGPVHGPANAALRPDRDHYFGRIWRVQHKQAKTLEVPELDPRDLDALIRVIETSPNAHVKQQAWRLARENYASDARLAQLEKPMGSKALEVYERARMAQTAEQRQAQLDLFAQATDNWTRSAIVAAATDQMPAFVAEALAYRQPEALTNFVAAILPAALPDHAGQLLALAADAPSEAAALKPAVVRAVARMEGGTIALDAAAIDALQRLLDDPATTAATLPIIAKWDKEGRLATSAESHAGVLLRELGAAGTSDARRAELAESLLGLPQVRSEVLSIVESVLGEAGASEALRDRLLVTLGDTPGRDVDAVLVDAFARTNAAPLFDLIVKRPGSALALLAAMKDGRITPATLGPGNVARLRMHPSQQVARQATELLDALTPQTPQKSEVIATLLPEVEKAGDPERGKALFTGACGTCHRLADVGERDVGPPLTGMGAHGHAELLGHIIDPNREVDPTFWQWNVTTGSGEALAGVIVAENDAAIMLRTLSGDVQLRKEEIATRENTRRSLMPEGLEALGPDALRDILAFMLTAGAEPAAGTAAPSAQGPKEGGPDDAPLPSTKPVVWTPGKTKVLIIGGGSAHEFERFFGATDGATLTTAGFSVNYTEDRDQAAAEIANADVAVVSVNRQFFDTPAWRKALFDFAAAGKGIVMLHPGTWYGFPEWPELNASIVGGGARGHDPIGTFSINAVKPEHPVMKGVPASFEVEDELYYVNAEPDKSPPGTAPIEVLAETSPSVKFDQPHPAVWVTKHSTARIVGIALGHDQRVHEHAAFKTLLANAVTWAARSTR
- a CDS encoding UPF0261 family protein, with product MSRAVPGSVFLFATLDTKGREAAFVRDLLASWGISVTLVDVGAFGGSAVVADVPRERIFALAETSAEAVAKKADRGDAVTKAAEGAARLAREAHAQGEVAGVLGLGGSAGTTIGTAAMKVLPLGVPKVMVSTLASGMVRQFVGDKDIFMLNSVVDIAGVNRISRQVLSQAARAMAGLVTRPAPAPEPGDRPLVAATMFGVTTTCVERARETLERAGCEVLVFHATGTGGQAMESLIGEGVIAGVLDVTTTELADEHVGGFLTAGPDRLTAAGREGIPQVVSTGALDMVNFYAPESVPAAFKDRTFYRHNANVTLMRTTPEESARIGGDIARKLSSAKGPVSVLLPARGVSAIDREGQPFDDPAARTALHDAIRAGARGVEVAELDLHINDPDFADAAARKLLELMQPGSSSLVEGSQEAM